One window of bacterium genomic DNA carries:
- a CDS encoding adenylate/guanylate cyclase domain-containing protein, whose protein sequence is MIFFGAPEATSDRGHALRAVRMSLAMQRRMSELREKWYTDGIQTPFRIRIGINTGVASVGDFGSEGRTAYSAIGNQTNLTARIQDYCEPGKVLISHTTWALVKDQISCEGA, encoded by the coding sequence ATGATCTTCTTCGGGGCTCCCGAGGCCACGAGTGACCGGGGCCATGCGCTCCGCGCCGTGCGCATGTCGCTGGCGATGCAGCGACGCATGTCGGAGCTGCGAGAGAAGTGGTACACCGACGGCATCCAGACGCCCTTTCGCATTCGAATCGGCATCAACACCGGAGTTGCGAGCGTCGGCGACTTCGGCTCCGAGGGCCGAACGGCCTACTCGGCGATCGGGAACCAGACCAATCTCACCGCACGTATCCAGGACTACTGCGAACCGGGCAAGGTTTTGATCAGCCACACGACCTGGGCGCTCGTGAAGGATCAGATCTCGTGCGAGGGCGCATAG
- a CDS encoding PEP-CTERM sorting domain-containing protein: MGWTEGTPSGGSTLGGTVGASDDVLAFTITMDPGTGLNAFALSILPEFNPLPDFVSPTGGGTVAGGGTDVVSAVVTDSVLFGFSGGSLAGNATSDVLYASFPTTVDGRTLVFMVDSGPTVDYETEISAVPEPGTALLVGGGLLILGYRRR; this comes from the coding sequence GTGGGCTGGACGGAAGGGACGCCGAGCGGCGGCTCGACCCTCGGCGGCACCGTTGGCGCCTCCGATGACGTGCTCGCGTTCACGATCACGATGGATCCCGGCACTGGGCTCAATGCGTTCGCGCTCTCGATCCTTCCGGAGTTCAATCCGTTGCCTGACTTCGTTTCACCGACCGGCGGCGGTACCGTTGCCGGAGGCGGGACGGACGTCGTCTCCGCGGTCGTGACCGACTCGGTGCTCTTCGGATTCAGCGGCGGATCGCTCGCTGGGAACGCCACGAGTGACGTCCTCTACGCCTCGTTCCCGACGACCGTCGACGGCCGAACCCTGGTCTTCATGGTCGACTCCGGGCCGACAGTGGACTACGAAACGGAGATCTCGGCCGTTCCCGAGCCGGGAACCGCGCTGCTTGTGGGCGGCGGGCTGCTGATTCTCGGATATCGGCGTCGCTGA
- a CDS encoding transposase: MAPVTRGLGSPEEDHDPVAQGEPANAAEILPWAHVVISNLKTWLRGTFHGVSHKHLRRYLAEFSYRFDRRWREGELFGFVLQRVARGQPFPYRQLVAEGTA; the protein is encoded by the coding sequence ATGGCCCCGGTCACTCGTGGCCTCGGGAGCCCCGAAGAAGATCATGATCCCGTCGCCCAGGGCGAGCCCGCGAACGCAGCCGAGATTCTTCCATGGGCCCATGTGGTGATCTCGAACCTCAAGACCTGGCTGCGCGGTACGTTCCACGGCGTCAGCCACAAGCACCTGCGCCGCTATCTCGCCGAGTTCAGCTACCGTTTCGATCGCCGTTGGCGCGAGGGCGAACTCTTCGGCTTCGTCCTGCAGCGCGTCGCCCGTGGCCAGCCGTTTCCCTACCGACAGCTCGTGGCGGAGGGAACGGCATAG